AGCATTTTGCTGTAGGGATGCTTTGGCTCTTTAAAAAATGTTTTGGCGGGCGCCACCTCAACGGTTTTTCCGCCATACATGACACAGACGGTATCTGCAACCCTGCTGGCAAAACGGATATCATGGCTGACGCACAGCAATGTGCGATCCTCCAGCGCCAGCAAAAGCTTTTCTACCTCTGCGATTCTTTTTTCATCCAGACCCTTTGTGGGCTCATCTGCCAAAAGGATTTTCGCGCCTCCTGCTGCGCCCATTGCCATGAGGGCGCGCTGGCGCATGCCGCCGCTCAGGGTATGGGGGTATGCCTTTGCCAGTTTGTCGGCTGGCGTCAGGCCCAGCCTCTCCATCCACGCTTTTGCCTTTTGAAGGGCTTCGCCTTTTTTGAGGCCGCTGTGCTCAACGAGGGGTTCGGATACCTGTTCCCCAACAGTCATCAGCGGATTCATCCCGTTTCCGCTTCCCTGCGGAATATAGCCGATGACCTTTCCTCTTATTTTACGCAGCTCACGCTCTCTGAGGCCCAGCATCTCGGCGCCGCCGATTTTTATGCTTCCCCGAACTGCAGCGTCACTTGGCAAAATGCCTAATATAGCCGCCAGCGTCACGCTTTTGCCGCTGCCGGATTCGCCCAGAATAATGGTGCGTCCTCCCTCTGGCACGGTAAGGCTCATCTCCTCCACTACCGGCGGCTGTCTGTTAAATTGTATGGTCAAATTTTTGATCTCAATCATTGTATTACCTGATATTCCTCACGTTTTCCAGGGCTCTTGGTTCCCAGCCCATAATAGCCGATCAGCACAAAGGCAAAGATGCAGAGGCTAATGCAGATGATTGGCGGCACGTACCACCAGGTGTAGCCCGCCACGACACCATTTTTATGAAAGGCATAGTATAAAATGGAGCCCCAGCTTTTCTGGTTATAGACACCGAGCCCCAAAAAGCTCAGGCTCGCCTCGGTTACCATTGAGGTCGCTACTGCCAGGGTTGCCCGCATCAGGACAATGTCACTCATATTGGGTAAAATGTGCCGCAGCATAATGACGCTGGATTTCTGTCCCATCATCTCCTCGACCCGGACAAAGGGGAGCTGGCGGACTTCCAGCACCTTTGCCCGGACAAGGCGGGCTGTGGTCGGCCACGCGGTCACGCAGATCGCGATCACAATGTTCCACATGCTCGGCTCCATAAACGCTACAAATACGATGGCAAAGGGCAGCTGCGGGATGGTCATCCCCACGGCTGTCAGGGACTGCAAGGCCTGATCCAGCCGGCCGCCAAAATAACCGCCTGCCAGACCGATGCCTGTGCCGATAATAATAATACATGCTGCCGCGGTGATTCCTGTCAGCAGGGTGGTCCGGGTGCCGAGAATGAGCTCGCTGAGAATATCCTGCCCGATATCATTCGTTCCAAGCAGATGCTCTGAGGATGGTCTCTGAAAGGGCGCTGTGAGGGCTTCCATCCCATAGGGCATAAGCTGTTCTGCAAAAACAGCGACAAAGACAAAGAAAACCAGAATCGCCGTCCCGATCCAGACACAAAGGTGCACTTCTTTCAAGGCCTGTTTTTTAAGCTTCATGAATGACCGCACCGTCCTTTATTCTCGGATCAAATTTCCACGCGAGAATGTCTGCAATAAATTGAAAAAAGATGACGCAGACCGCAATGAGCAGGAAACACAGCTGAACGGTTGGATAGTCATGCTGGATAACGCCGTCGTAGATGAGGGTTCCCAGGCCTTTCCATGAAAAAACAACTTCGATCAGCATTGAGCCTGAGAGCATATAGCCAAACTGCATACACAGCAGTGTCACATAGGGGACGGCCACGTTGCGCAGCACATGCCTGAACAGCACCTTGTGCCGGGGCAGCCCCTTAGCCTCGGCGGTGATGATGTACTCTTCATCCCGAATCTGCGAGACAAAGCTTTTCATCATCAGAAAATTGGTCGATGTTTTAAACAGGGCTAACACGCTGACTGGAAGCACCATATGGTAGAGGGTATCCGCAAATTTCGCCCACCCTGTCAACCCGCCTGAAGCCATTCCGCCAACGGGAAACCAATGCAGATTAAAGGCAAAGATCACCAGAACGATGAGGGCCAGACAGTTGGCCGGTATTGTCTCGAACAGCAGAAAAACAAAGGTCAGCGCTGAATCTGCCCGTCCGCCTTTATGGTACCCTGCAAAAATGCCTAAGGCGCCGCCCACAAAGGCGGACAGGATAATAGCGGTCACCGACAGAACCAGGGTCCAGCGCAATCGGAACAACACCACCTGAACCACATTCTGGCCGCTGATATAGGATTTTCCAAATTGGAGGGTGACGGTATTCCACAGGAAGCGGATATACTGCTCAAAGAGAGAGCCATCCAAAGCGTACTGAGCTCTCACTTTATCCAGAATCTCTGGGTAATTGTAATAGAGTGTAAAATACTCTTCTTCCCCCAGTATGTGCAGCAGCGGATCTCCAGGTATCAGATGGACTAATAAAAAGTTCAGGCTGACTGCGACCAGAATTAACGCAAGGGCGCGGAGCAGATAATAAAGCACTTTTCTCATACGGTCATCTCCAGCGCTGTCTCTTCTTGTTTTAGCGAGCAGACTAAAACGCCCATAACGGTTTTACCCTCGTTGATAAAACATCCCTCCTGTAAAGCGTCTTTTACATAATCACGGATCGCCTCACGCCAGTTTTTAACGGTGATCCCTGCTTCCACAGTCTCATAATGGCGGATCAGTCGGTCTACTGCCAGAGCTTCCTCCTCCGCACAGCGCCACTGGCATTGTACTGGCAGCACAACGGGCCTGTAGCCCATCGCTTTTAAAAGCTGACAGGGGTACTTCACGTGGTTGCTGCCGCTGTGGGTCAGGGTGTGTCCGAGCAAGATTTCGTCTAAGGATTTACAGCTCCCGTTGTCTTTCTTTTTGGCGGGCGTGTCACAAATGCCAACATACACCACCAGATCCCTGCTGAGACTCAGCATTTTTAAAAAGGGTTCTGGATGATAAAGGCCCGGATTCATACTGCCGATTACCAGATCATAGGCCCGCGCTTCAAACGGCAGCCGGTTAAAATCACCAGTCTGTACCTTCACATTAACGCCTTTTTCCTGCGCTTTCTGGCAGATAATGCGGTTCATCTCCGGCGAGCAGTCCAAGGCCGTCACTGCCGCGCCACACGCCGCGAGGGGCAGCGCGAAAGCGCCTGTCCCGCTGCCGATATCCAGTATCTGTTTTTTCGATCCATTCCAAAAGCCCTGACGCTTTAAATACCCGAGCAGGACCTCTACCCGCTCGTTACTGCTGCCCATACCCGCATCATAATAGTCCGCCGAGGCATCCCAGCATTTACGCTCCTCCGGAAAGGTTTCCCGGTACAGAGATTTTTCCGCTGCGTCCCTCCAGCATTTCACCCAAAATTCTTCTCTTCGATTCACTAAACTCTACCTTTACTTTTTTATCGCACAACAAAAAAAGCTCAAAAGCCATGATTACAATCAAATCAACAGCCTTCAAGCTTTAATATTTTTTATTCACTTTTAAAATTTTTCTGTACGTTTATAGGATATAGTATAGCAGAGATAAAAGGTTTTCACAAGCTTTTTTTGTGTTTTTACGCCGCCACCTAAAACAGAAAACACTTTAACATGGGATAAACTCATCCACGATTTTTTCCAGAACATCAAAATCAACTTTATTCGCGTTAATAAAAGATTGCACCAGAACATCTTCAATTTTTTCTTTCTGAACCCCCATATACAGCAGCGGTGTTTTTATAATAAGATCAACCGCTTCTTCAAAGCTTATTGCATTTGTATTTTTTATCAACGCTTCAACAAAGCGGAACTCCACCGCTGAAGCGATGGAAAAATAGGTGTCTAATTCTTTATCCGATATTTCCAGATCAAAAGCTTCTAAATACAAATGATAATTTTGAATCGCATAGGGTCTTACATATTCCTGAACGATATTTTCCTTTGTAAAATCGTAATACATCGTAAATAGTTTTTTATTCCAGTAAAATATTTTATAGTGCAGTCTCAAATAGGTGCCTGTAAAATAGACATCTCTCATCGGTATACACTTTGTTAGCTTTTGTCTTAATTCCTGGTAAATATTTCCATAGACAGCAAAGGCAATGTCCTTCTTGCTCTTAAAATAATAGTATATATTCGGATGATGTATATTTAAAGCATTGGCGATCTGGCGAATTGATGTGTTATTGTAGCCATTTTGGTAAAATAATTTTTTTGAACACTGGAGTATCTCGTCCCGTAAATTAGAATCCATCTATCTTCTCCTTACTGCTAAAGCTATTAATCTGTAGTAACTATAACACAAAATTAAAAATAATACTTGCTTTTTTTGTAAAACCCCTGTATAATTCAGTTAACAGATTTTACCGCGGTAAAATAACATCTGTATTTTTTTAGCAGCTGTTTTTACCGCGGTAAAATAATACCGTATTTTTTACCGCGGTAAAAACAAAAGGAGGTCTATATGGACAAACAAGAATTATTTGATGAAAGAGTGCACCTGTATAAAGATACTCTAAATCACCGCCCTGTCAAAAGGGTTGCTTCCTATCTCATGCTTGATGCTCTCTACGCCGTTCAATTTCAGGGAAAATCTTTAAAGGAAGCAACCTATAATCCTGAGCTGCTGCTAAACTGTACTTCCGAAATGCTTGAAACGGTCATTTGTGATGGCGTTGGCAATATTTATACCAAAGGCGGCATGTTCTATCGCATGACGGAATCCAAAAATTTTGTTCAAAGTCAGGAAGGTTTTTTGCAGCATCCGGAAATCTATACTTTAGAAAGTAATGAACTGACCGATTTGATTAACGATCCGTTTAAAACTATCGCTGAAAAGGTTTTACCTCGTTCACTCGGTAAAATGGATGAAGGTTTCCCAATGAATATGTATACAATGCTTAAAGCTTATGCCGCCAATTCCAGTTATTTGGGCAAGCTGGGCGCTGGAAAGATGCTGGTTGGTAAAAATGCTGGTGTCCCGCTAATTTATACAAATCTTACAAAAGCGCCTCTGGATTATCTCGGGAGTTCGGTTCGTGGCTTAGTTGGTCTTTTTAAGGACCTTCGGCGTGAAAAGGAAGCCATTCTCGAAACCTGCGACGCCTTGTTGCCACTATTAACCGCAACTGGTGAATTAAGTTTCCGCTCGCCAGATCGAAGCTTTCCGTTTATTTTTATGCCAACATTGGTTCCTCATTTCCTGAAAACAAAAGATTTTGAGACTTTTTATTTTCCAACTTTTAAAAAGCTGGTTGAAGACTTAACGGATAAGGGATTTAACCTTGTCATTCAATTCGAGGGGAATTGGGAAAGATTTTATCATTGTCTCCAGGAGCTTCCCAAAAACAAAATTTTTGGCATCTTTGAGTTTGGTAACCCGAAAGTGGCGAAGGAAATGCTCGGCGATACTATGGTCGTATCTGGATTCTATCCCTTAACATTACTCGGAATGGGCGAGCCCGAAGCATGTGTAAATAAAGCAAAAGAGATCATTGATATTCTTGCCCCAGGCGGCGGTTATATCTTTACCACTGATAAACAAATCACCAACATAAAGGATGCTAAACCTGAAAATTTGAAAGCAGTTTATCAATTAATTCAAGATTATGGAATTTACTAAAAGGAGCGTATTATGATACCTACAAATTATTTTGAATGCTGGGAAGATTATAAAAAAAGTCATACAACACAACAGGAAGATGATGAAATTATCGGAAAAGAATGGGATGCACTTAATCAAGAAATGTTTTTATTTATCATGCTAAATACTTTTTAATCTGATTTTAATTTATAAGACATCTATCATTTTATATAGATGTAAAAAGGGAGTAAAAAAATGAAAAAAGAATTAAACAATTTTAACCTCGCTTCCGTATTGTCTGTTTCTTTGCTTTTATATTTAAGCGGATCTTTATTGGCCCCTGCGTTAGGCGTTATGAAAGGGGCATTTCCCGAAGCTGAAATGTCAACCATTCGCCTTGTTCTGACATATATGTACATCACGGTGTCCATCTTTAGTCTTGTTTCTGGATTTCTTGCAAAAAAGACATCTAAAAAAAACGTTGTAATCATTGGTTTGCTCCTTTACGGCGGTGCAGGAATGGCTGGTGGACTTTTTATTAATATTAACATGATCATTTTATCCAGAGTTATCATGGGCATGGGTGTCGGGTTGATCTTACCACAAGCTACATCCATGATTGTAGAGCTTTATGAGGCAGAGAAAAGGGAAAAACTTCTCGGATGGTCACAAGGCCTTGCTAACATTGGCTCGATGATTGGCAGTATTATTGGCGGAAGTTTAGCACTCATTAACTGGAAATATAATTTCTTTGGGTTTGGCGTTGCTTTTGTAATTCTAGTCCTGGTCATCATTGGTGTTCCAAATATTCCACCGGACAAGACTGAAACAAACAAGGCAAACCTTCCGAAAATGCCAAAAGCGCTTTTTTCCATCTGTATTTTTATGTTTCTTGCACAAGCAGCATCCCTGGTAACAGTTACCAATATGGCTATTTTTGTAAATTCAGAACCCTGGGGCAATCCAAGCCTCCTTGGTATAACAATGGCATTGCTGACTTTTGCTGGTTTTGTCGCTGGTTTTGTTCTTGTTTATGTTAAAAAAATATTCAAAAAATTCACGCCTCTATTCTCATGTATCACAATGGGCGCCGGCTTTGTTATTCTCTCTTTTGCGAACAGT
The DNA window shown above is from Eubacterium limosum and carries:
- a CDS encoding TetR/AcrR family transcriptional regulator, with product MDSNLRDEILQCSKKLFYQNGYNNTSIRQIANALNIHHPNIYYYFKSKKDIAFAVYGNIYQELRQKLTKCIPMRDVYFTGTYLRLHYKIFYWNKKLFTMYYDFTKENIVQEYVRPYAIQNYHLYLEAFDLEISDKELDTYFSIASAVEFRFVEALIKNTNAISFEEAVDLIIKTPLLYMGVQKEKIEDVLVQSFINANKVDFDVLEKIVDEFIPC
- a CDS encoding ABC transporter permease — encoded protein: MRKVLYYLLRALALILVAVSLNFLLVHLIPGDPLLHILGEEEYFTLYYNYPEILDKVRAQYALDGSLFEQYIRFLWNTVTLQFGKSYISGQNVVQVVLFRLRWTLVLSVTAIILSAFVGGALGIFAGYHKGGRADSALTFVFLLFETIPANCLALIVLVIFAFNLHWFPVGGMASGGLTGWAKFADTLYHMVLPVSVLALFKTSTNFLMMKSFVSQIRDEEYIITAEAKGLPRHKVLFRHVLRNVAVPYVTLLCMQFGYMLSGSMLIEVVFSWKGLGTLIYDGVIQHDYPTVQLCFLLIAVCVIFFQFIADILAWKFDPRIKDGAVIHEA
- a CDS encoding uroporphyrinogen decarboxylase family protein produces the protein MDKQELFDERVHLYKDTLNHRPVKRVASYLMLDALYAVQFQGKSLKEATYNPELLLNCTSEMLETVICDGVGNIYTKGGMFYRMTESKNFVQSQEGFLQHPEIYTLESNELTDLINDPFKTIAEKVLPRSLGKMDEGFPMNMYTMLKAYAANSSYLGKLGAGKMLVGKNAGVPLIYTNLTKAPLDYLGSSVRGLVGLFKDLRREKEAILETCDALLPLLTATGELSFRSPDRSFPFIFMPTLVPHFLKTKDFETFYFPTFKKLVEDLTDKGFNLVIQFEGNWERFYHCLQELPKNKIFGIFEFGNPKVAKEMLGDTMVVSGFYPLTLLGMGEPEACVNKAKEIIDILAPGGGYIFTTDKQITNIKDAKPENLKAVYQLIQDYGIY
- a CDS encoding ABC transporter ATP-binding protein, whose protein sequence is MIEIKNLTIQFNRQPPVVEEMSLTVPEGGRTIILGESGSGKSVTLAAILGILPSDAAVRGSIKIGGAEMLGLRERELRKIRGKVIGYIPQGSGNGMNPLMTVGEQVSEPLVEHSGLKKGEALQKAKAWMERLGLTPADKLAKAYPHTLSGGMRQRALMAMGAAGGAKILLADEPTKGLDEKRIAEVEKLLLALEDRTLLCVSHDIRFASRVADTVCVMYGGKTVEVAPAKTFFKEPKHPYSKMLLEALPENGLNCPGGYAPSINKRFACTFAHRCPQASGKCLETPEMTRVEQHNVRCHLYGA
- a CDS encoding ABC transporter permease, which produces MKLKKQALKEVHLCVWIGTAILVFFVFVAVFAEQLMPYGMEALTAPFQRPSSEHLLGTNDIGQDILSELILGTRTTLLTGITAAACIIIIGTGIGLAGGYFGGRLDQALQSLTAVGMTIPQLPFAIVFVAFMEPSMWNIVIAICVTAWPTTARLVRAKVLEVRQLPFVRVEEMMGQKSSVIMLRHILPNMSDIVLMRATLAVATSMVTEASLSFLGLGVYNQKSWGSILYYAFHKNGVVAGYTWWYVPPIICISLCIFAFVLIGYYGLGTKSPGKREEYQVIQ
- a CDS encoding MFS transporter, with amino-acid sequence MKKELNNFNLASVLSVSLLLYLSGSLLAPALGVMKGAFPEAEMSTIRLVLTYMYITVSIFSLVSGFLAKKTSKKNVVIIGLLLYGGAGMAGGLFININMIILSRVIMGMGVGLILPQATSMIVELYEAEKREKLLGWSQGLANIGSMIGSIIGGSLALINWKYNFFGFGVAFVILVLVIIGVPNIPPDKTETNKANLPKMPKALFSICIFMFLAQAASLVTVTNMAIFVNSEPWGNPSLLGITMALLTFAGFVAGFVLVYVKKIFKKFTPLFSCITMGAGFVILSFANSMGLAMLSNTLIGFGYGLMIPSLFISISQNIPPVLRQKAISIASAAMYFGCFATAYIQQWIGILSGNPSQRFMFLAFGIGTFVAAAGCIIQIFLKKSNQVNA
- a CDS encoding class I SAM-dependent methyltransferase, with product MNRREEFWVKCWRDAAEKSLYRETFPEERKCWDASADYYDAGMGSSNERVEVLLGYLKRQGFWNGSKKQILDIGSGTGAFALPLAACGAAVTALDCSPEMNRIICQKAQEKGVNVKVQTGDFNRLPFEARAYDLVIGSMNPGLYHPEPFLKMLSLSRDLVVYVGICDTPAKKKDNGSCKSLDEILLGHTLTHSGSNHVKYPCQLLKAMGYRPVVLPVQCQWRCAEEEALAVDRLIRHYETVEAGITVKNWREAIRDYVKDALQEGCFINEGKTVMGVLVCSLKQEETALEMTV